The nucleotide sequence tgcagtaatgttggagttagctatacagggttgaggttgattccaaaaatatatatactttgagttgtgatctagcctgagacatgtatacactgggtcatggattgggtcaagataatatatatcaatttattttctatacatctaactatggacaactagttgtaggttactaacgaggacaactaacttaataaacttaaaacattaaaatgtattaaaaatattgtaaatatattttgaacatactttgatatatatgtacatatttgttataggctcgtgaattgaccagtggccaagtcttacttcccgacgaagtaaaaatctgtgaaagtgagttatagtcccacttttaaaatctaatattttgggatgaaaatacatgcagttttataaatgttttacaaaatagacacaagtaaatgaaactacattctatggctggattattaaaccgaatatgcccctttttagtctggtaatctaagaattaggggagagacaccctaattgacgcgaatcctaaagatagatctattgggcccaacgagccccatccaaagtaccggatgctttagtacttcgaattcatcatgtccgaagggagtcctggaatgataggggatattctatatacatcttgttaaggtcggttacctggtgttcaccatatgaatgatttttatctctatgtatgagatgtatattgaaatatgaaatcttgttgtctattattacgatttgttaaatatatagtttaaacctataactcaccaacatttttgttgacgtttaaagcatgtttattctcaggtgattattaagaggttccgctgttgcatgctattatatggacaagatttgatgtcagcatgcttgtattatattgtttaaaactgcattcgagatttattttgttgtaacatattaatatttgtaaaccaatatgtattggtagtgtgtaagtgtgatatttgttagattatcatttctggatagtctaagtggtgtctttttaaccttgtcgataaaataaaggttatggtttgttttaaaaaaagaatacagtctttgaaaaatgtctcatatagaggtcaaaacctcgcaacgaaatcaattaatatggaacgtttataatcaatacgaatgggacatttcaataataTCCAAGCCGCATTATTTTGGACGCAACTGTTTTGTGTCCCGAATGCAGAGCGGACATTCCCTCGTGTACTTCCCGTATGATTGATTCCGCTTGAGTTGGATTAAGGCACCGCAAATGAGGTCCCAGAAAAGACTTTCTATATAGAATTCCCTTTTGTAACAGATACATTGGTGCTTTCATCTTAATCTTTCTTGCTTCATTTGAATCTATTGGCAATGTACCTTTAGTTAGAAATTCTATTATTGGTGTCATCCAACTCTGCTCCTCTTCTTCAACTGCAGCCGAAACACTGTCTTCTTCAATAGATTTTACTTTAACTTCCTCAacccaaatttctttcttaaaatgactgaatgttaatgcggctaacttacttagcgcatccgcctttttATTCAGCGTCCTCGAAACTTGAATTATCTGGAATAAATCGAAGTCAACTGCTAGCTCTTGCACAAGCTTTAAGTATTTTTGCATTGATTCATCGTGTGCTTCGAATATTCCGTTAAATTGGTTTGCAACTAACTGCGAATCAACATATACTGACAGTTCTTTA is from Rutidosis leptorrhynchoides isolate AG116_Rl617_1_P2 chromosome 10, CSIRO_AGI_Rlap_v1, whole genome shotgun sequence and encodes:
- the LOC139870756 gene encoding uncharacterized protein; amino-acid sequence: MHTDGAWGPEGAGAGIVLKSPEGEEYTFALQFSFPVTNNEAEYEALLSGMWVAKYLEVKELSVYVDSQLVANQFNGIFEAHDESMQKYLKLVQELAVDFDLFQIIQVSRTLNKKADALIEEEEQSWMTPIIEFLTKGTLPIDSNEARKIKMKAPMYLLQKGILYRKSFLGPHLRCLNPTQAESIIREVHEGMSALHSGHKTVASKIMRLGYY